Proteins encoded by one window of uncultured Draconibacterium sp.:
- a CDS encoding nitroreductase family protein, whose translation MAGIKEKIRHILPPKILYYYYLRSARKACMPDLKRRVHDKVYNNSKEEKVKRNLTLEYHIIEKGLTMPEPRPGFGKAIVLSLGNTIFKYDSLGLSWQELEFKQSVSVLKEYKAFHQAINFTLDEDVKKVLDKVESKFKSITGVHQIHISREEYFNAINKPFDKFCRSRYSVRNYISEVIPEDVLLQCIDLAQKSPSFCNRQPSRVHIVKSPEKKEQVLAIQNGNRGFGHLAETLLVISSIISTTKDIHERNENHLNGGMFAMTLLNALHLHKIGACSLNWSVSEDREQKMRKIIDLADNEIPLMIISCGYLPDSIAIASSPRKPAKEITRIHN comes from the coding sequence ATGGCTGGAATTAAAGAAAAAATAAGACATATTTTACCCCCTAAAATTCTGTATTATTACTACTTGCGATCGGCAAGAAAGGCTTGTATGCCCGATCTGAAGCGTCGTGTGCACGATAAAGTTTACAATAATTCGAAAGAAGAAAAGGTAAAACGGAATTTAACGCTTGAGTACCATATTATTGAAAAAGGCTTAACAATGCCCGAACCACGTCCCGGATTTGGGAAAGCTATAGTTTTAAGCTTGGGCAATACCATTTTTAAATACGATAGCCTTGGTCTTTCCTGGCAGGAGCTGGAGTTTAAACAATCGGTATCTGTATTAAAAGAGTATAAGGCATTTCACCAAGCCATTAATTTTACGTTGGATGAAGACGTAAAAAAAGTACTCGATAAGGTTGAAAGTAAATTTAAAAGCATAACTGGCGTTCATCAAATACATATTAGCCGGGAAGAGTATTTTAACGCTATTAATAAACCATTCGATAAGTTTTGTCGGTCACGTTATTCCGTCCGCAATTATATAAGCGAGGTTATTCCTGAAGATGTTTTACTGCAATGTATTGATCTCGCACAAAAATCACCATCGTTTTGTAACCGTCAACCCAGCCGCGTTCATATTGTAAAATCGCCTGAAAAAAAGGAACAGGTTCTGGCCATTCAAAACGGTAACCGTGGTTTTGGTCACTTGGCCGAAACCTTGTTGGTAATTAGTTCAATCATATCTACAACCAAAGATATTCACGAGCGTAACGAAAATCATCTGAACGGCGGAATGTTTGCAATGACATTGCTAAATGCCTTGCATCTGCATAAAATAGGAGCTTGCTCGTTAAACTGGAGCGTATCGGAAGACCGCGAACAAAAGATGCGCAAGATTATTGATCTTGCCGACAATGAAATTCCATTAATGATTATTTCATGTGGTTATTTACCCGATAGTATTGCCATTGCCTCATCGCCACGAAAACCGGCAAAGGAAATTACCCGGATTCACAACTAA
- a CDS encoding polysaccharide pyruvyl transferase family protein, translated as MKIGIVSLPFNWNYGGILQTWALQQVLADLGHEGVTINRNTVLMPLKMKILSFTRRLILTILGKKVVVRTWPTKKEEKIIRQHTDRFIAENVTTTHLFKSEKDFSKLNDYKFNAYIVGSDQVWRPKYSPNLENHFLGFLPESMNVKRIAYAASFGVDNWEFSSTQTSSCARLVHLFDGISVREDSAVELCKEHFGVMAEHVLDPTLLVDAEKYVELVKKDKVAKMPGTLFNYVLDITDEKKQFIDDASAKLGLKAFSSTAAGEFRMLGKKRLEECVFPPITQWIRSFMDAEFVITDSFHGTAFSIIFNKPFIAIGNKKRGISRFSSLLKLFGLEDRLIYDFGEDALQKVSEPMDYTTVNEKLMKKRAESIRFLKMNLTTD; from the coding sequence ATGAAAATTGGAATTGTATCATTACCATTTAACTGGAACTACGGAGGGATACTGCAAACGTGGGCATTGCAGCAGGTGCTTGCTGATTTGGGGCACGAGGGAGTTACCATAAACAGGAATACTGTTCTTATGCCGTTAAAAATGAAAATTCTTTCGTTTACACGGCGATTGATCTTAACGATATTGGGTAAAAAGGTGGTTGTAAGAACGTGGCCAACAAAAAAAGAGGAAAAAATAATCCGGCAACATACCGACCGCTTTATTGCCGAAAACGTTACTACCACTCATTTATTTAAGTCGGAAAAAGACTTTTCAAAACTAAATGATTACAAGTTCAATGCATACATTGTAGGAAGCGATCAGGTTTGGCGCCCCAAATATTCACCCAATCTTGAAAATCATTTTCTGGGATTTTTACCTGAAAGCATGAACGTGAAACGTATAGCTTATGCCGCTTCGTTTGGTGTCGACAATTGGGAATTTAGTTCCACCCAAACAAGTTCGTGTGCACGTTTGGTGCACTTGTTCGATGGCATTTCTGTTCGCGAAGATTCGGCTGTAGAATTATGCAAAGAACACTTTGGTGTTATGGCCGAACATGTGCTTGACCCAACTTTGCTAGTTGATGCTGAGAAATATGTTGAGCTGGTAAAAAAAGACAAGGTGGCAAAAATGCCGGGAACCTTGTTTAATTACGTTTTAGATATTACCGACGAGAAAAAGCAATTTATAGATGATGCTTCTGCTAAACTGGGATTAAAAGCATTCTCTTCAACGGCTGCAGGAGAGTTTCGGATGTTAGGAAAAAAACGACTGGAGGAATGTGTTTTTCCCCCGATAACACAATGGATAAGAAGTTTTATGGATGCCGAATTTGTGATTACAGATTCGTTTCACGGAACAGCTTTTTCAATCATTTTTAACAAACCATTTATCGCAATTGGTAACAAAAAACGTGGTATTTCCCGTTTTTCTTCATTGCTGAAACTGTTTGGACTGGAAGATAGGCTTATTTATGATTTTGGAGAAGACGCATTACAAAAAGTTTCGGAACCTATGGATTATACAACGGTAAATGAAAAACTGATGAAAAAAAGAGCAGAGTCGATTCGTTTTCTTAAAATGAATTTGACTACTGATTAA
- a CDS encoding O-antigen ligase family protein, with protein MAGTFDKRYGSELLKNPIYMSGLIVVVISLGLVTAKGGLVSGIGILAMPFLISYLYIVFMMPKVGIIAIYLLNFTAIGLSRYLQGVPFGLSIDGNFLLIYAALFFSNFFKKVPWKNAKNDLVLLSVIWYGYALFQLVNPEAISRVAWFYAMRGVALYMLFTLPLIFILFNTKKDLDQFLKIWAIMSILGTLKGIMQKFMGVDAWEQAWLDAGSASTHLLFGKLRVFSFYSDAGQFGAAQGHVGVVFMILGLSEKRSKKLKIFYFITAILGLYGLMISGTRGAMAVPVMGFAMYIILKKNIKIMVLGGLMGVAVLVFFKYTTIGQSNYSIARMRTAFNPTEDASYQVRRANQRKLSAYMASRPFGGGIGSAGNWGLRFTPHTFLANTPTDSWYVMIWAEQGVIGLALHLFILLYILFKSMYLILFKVKDKEINAIMCALASGYFGIMVASYGNGVLGQMPTGIMIYSSMAFLFLGPKLEKDKLKVQDEIGNELKQN; from the coding sequence ATGGCAGGAACGTTTGATAAACGATATGGCAGTGAATTACTGAAGAATCCGATTTATATGTCGGGCCTTATTGTTGTTGTTATTAGTTTAGGCTTGGTAACAGCAAAAGGCGGATTGGTATCGGGGATTGGAATTCTTGCTATGCCGTTTTTAATCAGCTATCTGTATATCGTATTTATGATGCCCAAAGTTGGTATCATTGCCATTTATTTATTAAATTTTACTGCCATTGGTTTATCGCGGTACCTGCAGGGAGTGCCGTTTGGATTAAGTATAGATGGCAATTTTCTGCTGATTTATGCTGCCCTGTTTTTTTCCAATTTCTTTAAAAAAGTTCCGTGGAAGAATGCGAAAAACGATTTGGTGCTGCTGTCGGTTATCTGGTATGGTTATGCGCTTTTTCAGCTCGTAAATCCTGAGGCAATAAGCCGCGTTGCATGGTTTTATGCTATGCGCGGTGTTGCGTTGTATATGCTGTTTACTTTGCCCCTAATTTTTATTCTATTCAATACGAAAAAAGATCTCGACCAATTTCTGAAAATTTGGGCAATTATGTCTATCCTGGGCACCCTGAAAGGAATAATGCAAAAATTTATGGGTGTAGATGCCTGGGAACAGGCGTGGCTTGATGCCGGAAGTGCAAGTACTCACCTGCTTTTTGGAAAACTTCGGGTATTCTCTTTTTATTCAGATGCCGGACAATTTGGTGCTGCACAAGGACATGTAGGTGTGGTTTTTATGATTTTAGGGCTAAGTGAAAAACGATCGAAAAAACTGAAAATATTCTACTTTATTACCGCTATTCTTGGTTTGTATGGTTTGATGATTTCCGGTACCCGTGGAGCGATGGCAGTGCCGGTAATGGGATTTGCCATGTATATTATTCTAAAGAAAAACATAAAAATTATGGTTTTAGGCGGACTGATGGGAGTAGCAGTCCTCGTATTTTTTAAATACACTACGATTGGCCAAAGTAATTATTCAATTGCCCGGATGCGAACAGCTTTTAATCCAACCGAAGATGCTTCGTACCAGGTAAGACGCGCTAACCAACGTAAATTGAGTGCTTATATGGCATCGAGGCCATTTGGCGGAGGAATTGGTTCGGCCGGAAACTGGGGACTCCGATTTACGCCACATACCTTTTTAGCCAATACACCAACCGATAGCTGGTATGTAATGATATGGGCCGAGCAGGGAGTAATCGGGCTGGCTTTACATCTGTTTATCCTACTTTACATTCTTTTTAAAAGCATGTACCTGATTCTTTTTAAAGTAAAAGACAAGGAAATAAATGCTATAATGTGCGCATTGGCCAGTGGTTATTTTGGAATTATGGTTGCATCGTACGGAAACGGGGTGCTTGGACAAATGCCAACAGGAATAATGATTTATTCCAGCATGGCTTTTCTGTTTCTTGGGCCAAAACTCGAAAAAGATAAGCTAAAGGTTCAAGACGAAATTGGTAATGAATTAAAACAAAACTAA
- a CDS encoding phosphoribosyltransferase family protein, with translation MYYRNIADLNQTILNRLNILPRDFDLIVGIPRSGMLPANLLALYLNKPYTDIDSFLNGHIYKAGERGQFFDKADMKKVLVVDDSIASGSALQKSRKRLEEMEKKFEISYCVIYLVPGKEKMVDYYFEAVPLPRYFQWNVFNHTSLEKACFDIDGVLCVDPTEEQNDDGPIYTDFVLNAPPLYIPGAKIGTIVTSRLEKYRKETEAWLEKHNVKYNELVMLDLPNKEARQKANSHAQHKAKTYQSKPYVLFIESSLSQANEINRITKKPVLCTENFEMIFEAQSLAYNFKSGKYFPWLREIALKVRNKYRQMKAS, from the coding sequence ATGTATTACAGAAACATTGCAGACCTTAATCAAACAATTTTGAATCGCCTGAATATTCTGCCTCGCGATTTCGATTTAATTGTTGGTATTCCTCGCAGTGGAATGTTGCCGGCTAATTTGCTTGCGCTTTATTTAAATAAGCCTTATACCGATATCGATTCGTTTTTAAACGGACATATATACAAAGCCGGTGAACGTGGCCAGTTTTTCGATAAGGCCGATATGAAGAAGGTGCTTGTTGTTGATGATAGCATTGCATCGGGTTCAGCCTTGCAAAAAAGCCGCAAGCGTTTGGAGGAAATGGAAAAGAAATTTGAAATCAGTTATTGTGTTATTTACCTGGTTCCGGGAAAAGAAAAAATGGTTGATTACTATTTCGAGGCAGTACCACTTCCAAGGTATTTTCAATGGAATGTATTTAATCACACGTCGCTTGAAAAGGCCTGTTTTGATATTGACGGGGTGTTATGTGTCGATCCTACCGAAGAACAAAACGACGACGGCCCAATTTATACCGACTTTGTTTTAAACGCTCCGCCACTGTACATTCCGGGGGCAAAAATAGGAACGATTGTTACTTCGCGACTTGAAAAGTACCGGAAAGAAACAGAAGCCTGGCTGGAAAAACACAATGTAAAATACAACGAGCTGGTAATGCTCGATCTTCCGAATAAGGAAGCACGGCAGAAAGCAAATAGCCATGCTCAACACAAAGCAAAAACATACCAGTCGAAACCATATGTGCTTTTCATTGAAAGCTCGTTATCACAGGCCAACGAGATTAACAGAATCACAAAAAAACCGGTACTGTGCACCGAAAATTTTGAAATGATTTTTGAGGCTCAATCGCTGGCATACAATTTTAAAAGCGGGAAGTATTTTCCGTGGTTGCGCGAAATTGCTTTGAAAGTGAGAAATAAGTACCGACAAATGAAAGCCTCGTAA
- a CDS encoding glycosyltransferase — MDNNKNIVCISNTTWEGFYTKSTVQLMSLLAKTNKVLFVEYPFTIKDLIVSLLGKANAPVSRMLGLKPRMVKKNSTFNTAVYQLIVPPMLPFAAFKQNGIYNLLLKINSLIYARSVRRALKKLKMADDTICVNAYNSIYGTKLLGKFNEKLHVFYCYDGPDVLRYGQRAKTADEKLARDADGLIVTSDFLAETMKHLNPNVTVVKNGVDFKLFNVKAKKEPRSGKSKKVGYIGSIDHRFDKETVEYAIQQLPEYEFEFVGDQMNKTVADQLDKYPNVTFYPPVKAHEVPELLQGCDVGLIPYLQTDYTKNIYPLKINEYLSVGVPVVLTAFADIPDFKDVAHFAKTKEEFLDAIVNEVENDSPERIKERIEFAEKTSWEHRAVLFDEILESYLAEKEKN, encoded by the coding sequence ATGGACAACAACAAAAATATAGTTTGCATATCAAACACCACATGGGAAGGTTTTTATACAAAATCAACGGTGCAATTGATGTCGCTTTTGGCCAAAACAAATAAAGTGCTGTTTGTTGAATATCCGTTTACCATTAAAGATTTAATTGTTTCGTTGCTCGGAAAAGCAAATGCGCCTGTGAGTAGAATGCTTGGTCTTAAACCGCGCATGGTTAAAAAGAACAGCACTTTTAATACCGCTGTTTATCAACTTATTGTTCCTCCGATGTTGCCATTTGCCGCTTTTAAGCAAAACGGAATCTACAATCTTTTACTTAAAATCAATTCGCTTATTTATGCACGTTCTGTCAGAAGGGCTTTGAAAAAACTTAAAATGGCCGACGATACCATTTGTGTTAACGCTTATAATTCAATATACGGAACAAAGTTGCTGGGCAAATTCAATGAAAAATTACATGTATTCTATTGTTACGATGGTCCGGATGTTTTGCGTTACGGCCAGCGGGCAAAAACAGCCGATGAGAAATTGGCCCGCGATGCTGACGGACTGATTGTAACCTCCGATTTTTTAGCCGAAACAATGAAACATTTGAACCCGAACGTTACGGTGGTGAAAAATGGTGTTGATTTTAAGCTGTTTAATGTAAAAGCAAAAAAAGAACCTCGTTCAGGGAAAAGCAAAAAAGTTGGTTATATCGGAAGTATCGATCATCGTTTTGATAAAGAAACTGTTGAATATGCCATTCAGCAATTACCGGAATACGAGTTTGAATTTGTGGGCGACCAAATGAATAAAACAGTTGCCGATCAGCTGGATAAATACCCTAATGTAACATTCTATCCACCGGTAAAAGCTCACGAGGTGCCCGAACTGTTGCAAGGTTGCGATGTGGGTTTAATACCTTATTTACAAACAGATTATACGAAAAATATTTATCCGCTGAAAATCAACGAATACTTATCGGTTGGCGTACCGGTTGTACTTACTGCATTTGCCGATATTCCGGATTTTAAGGATGTGGCACACTTTGCAAAAACCAAAGAAGAGTTTCTTGATGCGATAGTGAATGAGGTTGAAAATGATAGCCCCGAGCGTATTAAAGAACGCATTGAGTTTGCAGAAAAAACATCGTGGGAACATCGTGCAGTTCTTTTTGATGAAATACTGGAGAGTTATTTGGCCGAAAAAGAAAAAAACTAA
- a CDS encoding glycosyltransferase family 2 protein: MEILKLLITIIEYVFFIYFGFAALYVLLFAAAGLFPHRNKKPGLTSTRKFAVLIPGYKEDAVIVEVAREALKQDYPQASYDVVIIADSFKKETLQALAELPVKVIEVSFEVSTKSKALNKAMQELGDDYDVALILDADNMMAPDFISKVNQAFDNGFSVVQGHRVAKNTNTSFAVLDAISEEVNNHIFRKGHRVLGFSSALIGSGMAFDYMFFKNTMANVKAIGGFDKELELKLLKGKNKIEYLPDAIVLDEKVQKSEVFQKQRKRWLSAQFVYFGRYFFPGLYHLFFKGNLDFFDKVYQMVSPPRILLVGLVTLLTAFYTIVAFIFPQNDFLQLSVQQWLPVFAAVVVAFLFSIPRKFYKKETLIAILSLPKAFALMFLSLFKLKGANKKFIHTEHGVTNN, translated from the coding sequence ATGGAGATACTAAAACTACTTATTACAATTATCGAATATGTGTTTTTCATATATTTTGGATTTGCTGCACTATACGTTTTGCTGTTTGCTGCAGCAGGTTTATTTCCACACCGGAATAAAAAACCAGGCCTAACAAGCACCCGGAAGTTTGCAGTGCTTATTCCCGGTTACAAAGAAGATGCAGTTATTGTAGAAGTAGCGCGTGAAGCATTAAAACAGGATTATCCGCAGGCATCTTATGATGTGGTTATTATTGCCGATTCTTTCAAAAAAGAGACCTTGCAGGCACTGGCCGAACTTCCGGTAAAAGTTATTGAAGTTTCTTTTGAGGTGAGCACAAAATCAAAAGCATTGAACAAAGCCATGCAGGAACTTGGAGACGATTATGATGTGGCTCTTATTCTTGATGCGGATAATATGATGGCTCCTGATTTTATTAGCAAGGTTAATCAGGCTTTTGATAATGGTTTTAGCGTGGTGCAGGGACATCGTGTTGCTAAAAATACGAATACATCGTTTGCTGTGCTCGATGCAATCAGCGAAGAGGTAAACAATCATATCTTTCGAAAAGGCCACCGGGTACTTGGTTTTTCATCAGCTTTAATTGGTTCGGGAATGGCATTCGATTATATGTTTTTTAAAAATACGATGGCCAATGTTAAAGCAATCGGTGGTTTTGATAAAGAGCTGGAATTAAAATTGTTAAAAGGGAAAAATAAAATTGAGTACTTACCCGATGCCATTGTTTTAGATGAAAAAGTACAAAAATCAGAAGTATTCCAAAAACAACGAAAACGCTGGTTGTCTGCACAATTTGTTTATTTCGGCAGGTACTTCTTTCCGGGGCTTTATCATCTGTTTTTTAAAGGCAACCTCGATTTTTTCGATAAGGTTTACCAAATGGTTTCACCTCCGCGCATACTGTTGGTAGGCTTGGTAACATTGCTAACAGCCTTCTATACAATTGTTGCTTTCATTTTTCCTCAGAATGATTTCTTACAACTTTCCGTTCAGCAATGGTTGCCTGTTTTTGCAGCTGTAGTTGTTGCTTTCTTATTTAGCATCCCCCGTAAATTCTATAAAAAAGAAACTTTAATTGCCATACTCTCGCTACCAAAGGCTTTTGCTTTAATGTTTCTGTCCTTGTTTAAACTCAAGGGGGCAAACAAAAAATTTATTCATACCGAACATGGTGTAACTAACAACTAA
- a CDS encoding glycosyltransferase family 1 protein: MKIGIEGQRLYRKKKHGMDMVALELIKNLQLIDKENDYVVFVKPDEDNACIPQAPNFKIVELSGGPYPTWEQFALPHAARQEGCDVLHCTSNTGPIFSKVPLITILHDIIYLESVSIFKKAGTWYQKIGNLYRRWIVPLVVRKSKRVVTVSNFEKERIKNFLKLDNLVAIYNGVGEHFRKIDDTEILNSAKEKYNLPDNFLFFLGNTDPKKNTPNVLKAFADFNRDSAIKYKLVMLDYEENALQKILNDIGCPDMRKDIHLTGYVVNTDLPAIINQCKVFLYPSLRESFGIPILEGMACGVPVITSNTSSMPEIAGDAAYIVNPKNSDEIVQGIKSILADNKLRTKLIESGLERAKNFSWKAMAENNLKLYKEVVEEINTEDKTK, encoded by the coding sequence ATGAAAATAGGAATAGAAGGACAACGACTTTACCGGAAGAAAAAACATGGGATGGACATGGTTGCACTGGAATTGATTAAAAACCTGCAACTAATTGATAAAGAAAATGATTATGTGGTTTTTGTAAAGCCCGATGAGGACAATGCGTGTATTCCGCAAGCCCCTAATTTTAAAATTGTTGAACTAAGTGGCGGGCCGTATCCAACGTGGGAGCAATTTGCTTTGCCACACGCTGCTCGGCAGGAAGGATGCGATGTACTGCATTGCACCAGCAATACCGGGCCAATCTTTTCAAAAGTCCCGTTAATCACTATTCTGCACGATATTATTTATCTTGAAAGTGTCAGTATTTTCAAAAAGGCAGGAACCTGGTATCAGAAAATCGGGAATTTATACCGACGCTGGATTGTTCCGCTCGTGGTACGAAAAAGTAAACGGGTAGTTACCGTATCGAATTTTGAAAAGGAGCGCATAAAGAACTTTTTGAAGCTCGATAATTTGGTTGCCATTTACAACGGAGTTGGAGAACATTTTCGGAAAATTGACGACACCGAAATTCTTAACAGTGCTAAAGAAAAGTACAATCTGCCGGATAATTTTTTGTTCTTTTTGGGTAATACCGATCCGAAGAAAAATACACCCAATGTGCTTAAAGCTTTTGCCGATTTTAATCGCGACAGTGCCATTAAATATAAATTAGTAATGCTCGACTATGAGGAAAATGCACTTCAGAAAATTTTAAACGACATTGGTTGCCCTGATATGCGAAAGGATATTCATTTAACCGGTTATGTTGTTAATACTGATTTGCCGGCCATAATAAATCAATGCAAAGTTTTTCTTTATCCATCACTTCGCGAAAGTTTTGGAATTCCAATTCTTGAAGGAATGGCCTGCGGAGTCCCGGTAATTACCTCAAATACTTCATCGATGCCCGAAATTGCGGGTGATGCAGCTTATATTGTAAACCCAAAAAATTCGGATGAAATTGTACAGGGGATTAAAAGTATTTTGGCTGACAATAAACTTCGCACAAAACTGATTGAAAGCGGTTTGGAACGTGCTAAAAATTTCTCGTGGAAAGCAATGGCTGAGAACAATTTGAAACTTTACAAAGAAGTAGTTGAAGAGATAAATACAGAGGATAAAACAAAATAA
- a CDS encoding glycosyltransferase family 2 protein, translated as MSTLEIIFWISLFIIFYSYLGYGILLFFIIKIRRVLGLSKPYTENEDYEPEVTLFVAAYNEKDYIDEKVKNSFSLNYPQEKVRHVWVTDGSDDGTPDILRKYDGVEVYHEDARGGKIGAMNRGMKFVKTPIVIFSDGNTTLGKESIQEIVNLFKDPKVGCVSGEKRIVNKDADAAAGAGEGIYWKYESTLKKWDAELYSVVGAAGELFAIRTELWQEVEKDTLLDDFIISLRVAMSGYTIQYNPEAYAIETASANVKEELKRKIRISAGGIQSVVRLRSLLNVFKYGTLSFQYISHRVLRWTLTPLLLLCIIPINFLIANQAGMNVANIYTLLFYGQVLFYLAALLGWFLENRKIKIKLLFIPYYFFIMNLSVYLGFVRYLKGSQSVNWARAKRGA; from the coding sequence ATGAGTACCTTGGAGATCATTTTTTGGATATCATTATTTATAATTTTCTATTCGTATCTCGGATATGGGATATTGTTGTTTTTCATTATAAAAATCCGTCGTGTTTTGGGGCTCTCAAAACCTTATACCGAGAATGAAGATTACGAGCCGGAAGTAACACTTTTTGTGGCTGCCTATAACGAAAAAGATTATATCGACGAAAAGGTTAAAAACTCATTCAGTTTAAACTATCCGCAAGAAAAAGTGCGCCATGTTTGGGTAACCGATGGATCGGATGATGGAACACCGGATATTTTAAGGAAATACGATGGGGTAGAAGTGTATCATGAAGATGCTCGTGGCGGAAAAATTGGTGCCATGAACCGGGGAATGAAATTTGTTAAAACGCCAATTGTAATTTTTTCTGATGGAAATACTACACTCGGGAAAGAGTCGATTCAGGAAATTGTTAACCTTTTCAAAGATCCGAAGGTTGGATGTGTATCGGGCGAAAAACGTATTGTAAACAAAGATGCCGATGCAGCAGCAGGTGCCGGCGAAGGAATTTACTGGAAATACGAATCGACACTAAAAAAATGGGATGCCGAATTGTATTCGGTTGTGGGGGCCGCCGGAGAATTGTTTGCCATAAGAACCGAATTGTGGCAGGAAGTGGAGAAAGATACTCTGCTGGATGATTTTATTATCTCACTAAGGGTTGCAATGTCGGGGTATACCATTCAGTATAATCCCGAAGCTTATGCCATTGAAACGGCTTCGGCAAATGTAAAAGAGGAGTTAAAACGAAAAATACGAATATCGGCAGGTGGAATTCAGTCTGTTGTTCGCCTTCGCTCGCTGTTAAATGTTTTTAAATACGGAACGCTTTCGTTTCAGTATATTTCGCATCGCGTATTGCGTTGGACTTTAACCCCGCTACTATTACTTTGTATCATACCGATTAATTTCCTTATCGCCAATCAGGCAGGAATGAATGTGGCGAATATTTACACCTTACTTTTTTATGGTCAGGTACTATTTTATCTGGCTGCATTGCTTGGCTGGTTTCTCGAAAACCGTAAGATTAAAATTAAACTCTTATTTATACCGTACTACTTTTTTATCATGAATTTATCGGTTTATTTAGGCTTTGTTCGCTACTTAAAAGGAAGTCAGTCAGTTAATTGGGCGCGGGCAAAACGAGGGGCGTAG